One genomic segment of Hemibagrus wyckioides isolate EC202008001 linkage group LG08, SWU_Hwy_1.0, whole genome shotgun sequence includes these proteins:
- the hnrnph1 gene encoding heterogeneous nuclear ribonucleoprotein H isoform X1 — protein sequence MADGEGFVVRVRGLPWSCSADEVQRFFSECKIANNGTSIHFTYTREGRPSGEAFVEFESEEDLKIAVKKDRETMGHRYVEVFKSNNVEMDWVLKHTGPNCPDTAGDGLVRLRGLPFGCSKEEIVQFFAGLEIVPNGITLPVDFQGRSTGEAFVQFASQDIAEKALKKHKERIGHRYIEIFKSSRAEVRTHYEPQRKVMGMQRPGPYDRPGGRGYNSMSRGVSFERVRRGGYGGDGRYGDGGSSFQSTTGHCVHMRGLPYRATETDIYNFFSPLNPVRVHMEIGPDGRVTGEADVEFATHEDAVAAMSKDKANMQHRYVELFLNSTAGGGSGGYGGQMMGNQSSYGHGGQQMSSGYSGGYSNQSSMGGYSDYSNQGGMGSSYYGGGSRGSMGMNGLNSSMGGGWGM from the exons ATGGCAGATGGAGAGGGTTTTGTGGTGCGAGTGAGAGGATTGCCTTGGTCCTGTTCAGCAGATGAAGTCCAGAGATTCTTCTCAG AATGTAAGATCGCAAACAACGGCACGAGCATACACTTCACCTACACAAGGGAAGGGCGGCCGAGCGGAGAGGCATTTGTGGAGTTCGAAAGTGAGGAAGATCTGAAGATTGCCGTGAAGAAGGACAGAGAAACCATGGGACATCGTTATGTAGAAG TCTTCAAATCCAACAATGTGGAGATGGACTGGGTCTTAAAGCACACCGGTCCTAACTGTCCAGACACAGCAGGGGACGGCCTGGTCAGGCTTCGAGGTCTGCCCTTTGGCTGCAGCAAAGAGGAGATTGTTCAGTTTTTTGCAG GGTTGGAAATCGTGCCAAATGGGATAACATTGCCGGTGGACTTCCAGGGGAGGAGTACGGGGGAGGCCTTCGTGCAGTTTGCTTCACAGGATATAGCTGAAAAGGCTCTAAAGAAACACAAGGAAAGAATAGGGCACAG GTACATAGAGATTTTCAAGAGCAGCCGTGCAGAGGTGCGTACGCACTACGAGCCGCAGAGGAAGGTGATGGGAATGCAGAGACCGGGACCTTATGACCGTCCGGGTGGCCGCGGCTACAACAGCATGAGCCGCGGGGTCTCGTTTGAGCGCGTTCGCCGCGGAGGATATGGAGGAG ATGGCCGTTACGGAGACGGCGGTTCCTCTTTTCAGAGCACAACTGGTCACTGTGTGCATATGAGAGGCCTTCCGTACAGAGCCACAGAAACTGACATCTACAAC TTTTTCTCTCCCCTGAACCCGGTGCGTGTGCACATGGAGATCGGACCTGACGGGAGAGTCACGGGTGAAGCCGACGTCGAGTTCGCTACACATGAGGACGCAGTGGCCGCCATGTCGAAGGACAAAGCCAACATGC AGCATCGCTACGTCGAGCTGTTCCTGAACTCGACAGCAGGAGGCGGCAGCGGTGGATATGGAGGTCAGATGATGG GAAACCAGTCGTCCTACGGGCACGGCGGTCAGCAGATGAGCTCCGGATACAGCGGTGGCTACAGCAACCAGAGCAGCATGGGAGGATacagtgattaca GTAATCAGGGCGGAATGGGGAGTAGTTACTACGGCGGGGGAAGCCGAGGCTCGATGGGGATGAATGGCCTGAACAGCAGCATGGGCGGAGGCTGGGGAATGTAA
- the hnrnph1 gene encoding heterogeneous nuclear ribonucleoprotein H isoform X2: MADGEGFVVRVRGLPWSCSADEVQRFFSECKIANNGTSIHFTYTREGRPSGEAFVEFESEEDLKIAVKKDRETMGHRYVEVFKSNNVEMDWVLKHTGPNCPDTAGDGLVRLRGLPFGCSKEEIVQFFAGLEIVPNGITLPVDFQGRSTGEAFVQFASQDIAEKALKKHKERIGHRYIEIFKSSRAEVRTHYEPQRKVMGMQRPGPYDRPGGRGYNSMSRGVSFERVRRGGYGGDGRYGDGGSSFQSTTGHCVHMRGLPYRATETDIYNFFSPLNPVRVHMEIGPDGRVTGEADVEFATHEDAVAAMSKDKANMQHRYVELFLNSTAGGGSGGYGGNQSSYGHGGQQMSSGYSGGYSNQSSMGGYSDYSNQGGMGSSYYGGGSRGSMGMNGLNSSMGGGWGM; the protein is encoded by the exons ATGGCAGATGGAGAGGGTTTTGTGGTGCGAGTGAGAGGATTGCCTTGGTCCTGTTCAGCAGATGAAGTCCAGAGATTCTTCTCAG AATGTAAGATCGCAAACAACGGCACGAGCATACACTTCACCTACACAAGGGAAGGGCGGCCGAGCGGAGAGGCATTTGTGGAGTTCGAAAGTGAGGAAGATCTGAAGATTGCCGTGAAGAAGGACAGAGAAACCATGGGACATCGTTATGTAGAAG TCTTCAAATCCAACAATGTGGAGATGGACTGGGTCTTAAAGCACACCGGTCCTAACTGTCCAGACACAGCAGGGGACGGCCTGGTCAGGCTTCGAGGTCTGCCCTTTGGCTGCAGCAAAGAGGAGATTGTTCAGTTTTTTGCAG GGTTGGAAATCGTGCCAAATGGGATAACATTGCCGGTGGACTTCCAGGGGAGGAGTACGGGGGAGGCCTTCGTGCAGTTTGCTTCACAGGATATAGCTGAAAAGGCTCTAAAGAAACACAAGGAAAGAATAGGGCACAG GTACATAGAGATTTTCAAGAGCAGCCGTGCAGAGGTGCGTACGCACTACGAGCCGCAGAGGAAGGTGATGGGAATGCAGAGACCGGGACCTTATGACCGTCCGGGTGGCCGCGGCTACAACAGCATGAGCCGCGGGGTCTCGTTTGAGCGCGTTCGCCGCGGAGGATATGGAGGAG ATGGCCGTTACGGAGACGGCGGTTCCTCTTTTCAGAGCACAACTGGTCACTGTGTGCATATGAGAGGCCTTCCGTACAGAGCCACAGAAACTGACATCTACAAC TTTTTCTCTCCCCTGAACCCGGTGCGTGTGCACATGGAGATCGGACCTGACGGGAGAGTCACGGGTGAAGCCGACGTCGAGTTCGCTACACATGAGGACGCAGTGGCCGCCATGTCGAAGGACAAAGCCAACATGC AGCATCGCTACGTCGAGCTGTTCCTGAACTCGACAGCAGGAGGCGGCAGCGGTGGATATGGAG GAAACCAGTCGTCCTACGGGCACGGCGGTCAGCAGATGAGCTCCGGATACAGCGGTGGCTACAGCAACCAGAGCAGCATGGGAGGATacagtgattaca GTAATCAGGGCGGAATGGGGAGTAGTTACTACGGCGGGGGAAGCCGAGGCTCGATGGGGATGAATGGCCTGAACAGCAGCATGGGCGGAGGCTGGGGAATGTAA
- the hnrnph1 gene encoding heterogeneous nuclear ribonucleoprotein H isoform X3 — MADGEGFVVRVRGLPWSCSADEVQRFFSECKIANNGTSIHFTYTREGRPSGEAFVEFESEEDLKIAVKKDRETMGHRYVEVFKSNNVEMDWVLKHTGPNCPDTAGDGLVRLRGLPFGCSKEEIVQFFAGLEIVPNGITLPVDFQGRSTGEAFVQFASQDIAEKALKKHKERIGHRYIEIFKSSRAEVRTHYEPQRKVMGMQRPGPYDRPGGRGYNSMSRGVSFERVRRGGYGGDGRYGDGGSSFQSTTGHCVHMRGLPYRATETDIYNFFSPLNPVRVHMEIGPDGRVTGEADVEFATHEDAVAAMSKDKANMQHRYVELFLNSTAGGGSGGYGGQMMGNQSSYGHGGQQMSSGYSGGYSNQSSMGGYSDYIR, encoded by the exons ATGGCAGATGGAGAGGGTTTTGTGGTGCGAGTGAGAGGATTGCCTTGGTCCTGTTCAGCAGATGAAGTCCAGAGATTCTTCTCAG AATGTAAGATCGCAAACAACGGCACGAGCATACACTTCACCTACACAAGGGAAGGGCGGCCGAGCGGAGAGGCATTTGTGGAGTTCGAAAGTGAGGAAGATCTGAAGATTGCCGTGAAGAAGGACAGAGAAACCATGGGACATCGTTATGTAGAAG TCTTCAAATCCAACAATGTGGAGATGGACTGGGTCTTAAAGCACACCGGTCCTAACTGTCCAGACACAGCAGGGGACGGCCTGGTCAGGCTTCGAGGTCTGCCCTTTGGCTGCAGCAAAGAGGAGATTGTTCAGTTTTTTGCAG GGTTGGAAATCGTGCCAAATGGGATAACATTGCCGGTGGACTTCCAGGGGAGGAGTACGGGGGAGGCCTTCGTGCAGTTTGCTTCACAGGATATAGCTGAAAAGGCTCTAAAGAAACACAAGGAAAGAATAGGGCACAG GTACATAGAGATTTTCAAGAGCAGCCGTGCAGAGGTGCGTACGCACTACGAGCCGCAGAGGAAGGTGATGGGAATGCAGAGACCGGGACCTTATGACCGTCCGGGTGGCCGCGGCTACAACAGCATGAGCCGCGGGGTCTCGTTTGAGCGCGTTCGCCGCGGAGGATATGGAGGAG ATGGCCGTTACGGAGACGGCGGTTCCTCTTTTCAGAGCACAACTGGTCACTGTGTGCATATGAGAGGCCTTCCGTACAGAGCCACAGAAACTGACATCTACAAC TTTTTCTCTCCCCTGAACCCGGTGCGTGTGCACATGGAGATCGGACCTGACGGGAGAGTCACGGGTGAAGCCGACGTCGAGTTCGCTACACATGAGGACGCAGTGGCCGCCATGTCGAAGGACAAAGCCAACATGC AGCATCGCTACGTCGAGCTGTTCCTGAACTCGACAGCAGGAGGCGGCAGCGGTGGATATGGAGGTCAGATGATGG GAAACCAGTCGTCCTACGGGCACGGCGGTCAGCAGATGAGCTCCGGATACAGCGGTGGCTACAGCAACCAGAGCAGCATGGGAGGATacagtgattaca TCAGGTAA
- the hnrnph1 gene encoding heterogeneous nuclear ribonucleoprotein H isoform X4, with the protein MADGEGFVVRVRGLPWSCSADEVQRFFSECKIANNGTSIHFTYTREGRPSGEAFVEFESEEDLKIAVKKDRETMGHRYVEVFKSNNVEMDWVLKHTGPNCPDTAGDGLVRLRGLPFGCSKEEIVQFFAGLEIVPNGITLPVDFQGRSTGEAFVQFASQDIAEKALKKHKERIGHRYIEIFKSSRAEVRTHYEPQRKVMGMQRPGPYDRPGGRGYNSMSRGVSFERVRRGGYGGDGRYGDGGSSFQSTTGHCVHMRGLPYRATETDIYNFFSPLNPVRVHMEIGPDGRVTGEADVEFATHEDAVAAMSKDKANMQHRYVELFLNSTAGGGSGGYGGNQSSYGHGGQQMSSGYSGGYSNQSSMGGYSDYIR; encoded by the exons ATGGCAGATGGAGAGGGTTTTGTGGTGCGAGTGAGAGGATTGCCTTGGTCCTGTTCAGCAGATGAAGTCCAGAGATTCTTCTCAG AATGTAAGATCGCAAACAACGGCACGAGCATACACTTCACCTACACAAGGGAAGGGCGGCCGAGCGGAGAGGCATTTGTGGAGTTCGAAAGTGAGGAAGATCTGAAGATTGCCGTGAAGAAGGACAGAGAAACCATGGGACATCGTTATGTAGAAG TCTTCAAATCCAACAATGTGGAGATGGACTGGGTCTTAAAGCACACCGGTCCTAACTGTCCAGACACAGCAGGGGACGGCCTGGTCAGGCTTCGAGGTCTGCCCTTTGGCTGCAGCAAAGAGGAGATTGTTCAGTTTTTTGCAG GGTTGGAAATCGTGCCAAATGGGATAACATTGCCGGTGGACTTCCAGGGGAGGAGTACGGGGGAGGCCTTCGTGCAGTTTGCTTCACAGGATATAGCTGAAAAGGCTCTAAAGAAACACAAGGAAAGAATAGGGCACAG GTACATAGAGATTTTCAAGAGCAGCCGTGCAGAGGTGCGTACGCACTACGAGCCGCAGAGGAAGGTGATGGGAATGCAGAGACCGGGACCTTATGACCGTCCGGGTGGCCGCGGCTACAACAGCATGAGCCGCGGGGTCTCGTTTGAGCGCGTTCGCCGCGGAGGATATGGAGGAG ATGGCCGTTACGGAGACGGCGGTTCCTCTTTTCAGAGCACAACTGGTCACTGTGTGCATATGAGAGGCCTTCCGTACAGAGCCACAGAAACTGACATCTACAAC TTTTTCTCTCCCCTGAACCCGGTGCGTGTGCACATGGAGATCGGACCTGACGGGAGAGTCACGGGTGAAGCCGACGTCGAGTTCGCTACACATGAGGACGCAGTGGCCGCCATGTCGAAGGACAAAGCCAACATGC AGCATCGCTACGTCGAGCTGTTCCTGAACTCGACAGCAGGAGGCGGCAGCGGTGGATATGGAG GAAACCAGTCGTCCTACGGGCACGGCGGTCAGCAGATGAGCTCCGGATACAGCGGTGGCTACAGCAACCAGAGCAGCATGGGAGGATacagtgattaca TCAGGTAA
- the eif4ebp3l gene encoding eukaryotic translation initiation factor 4E-binding protein 3-like: MSANTQKTRSCPIPTRVIQLKDWSQLPDCYSQTPGGTLFSTTPGGTRIIYDRKFLLECRNSPIARTPPCCLPQIPGVTVPSNHPLGKLEELKEELEEEKDAAADDSQFEMDI, translated from the exons ATGTCAGCAAACACACAGAAGACCAGGAGCTGTCCCATCCCGACCCGTGTGATCCAGCTGAAGGATTGGTCTCAGCTCCCAGACTGTTACAGCCAGACGCCTGGAGGAACCTTGTTCTCCACCACGCCAGGAG GCACTCGTATCATTTACGACAGAAAGTTCCTGCTGGAGTGCAGGAACTCGCCGATCGCTCGGACCCCGCCCTGCTGCCTGCCGCAGATTCCCGGGGTGACGGTTCCTTCTAATCATCCTCTGGGCAAACTTGAGGAACTGAAAgaagagctggaggaggagaaggacgCAGCAG